Proteins encoded by one window of Arabidopsis thaliana chromosome 2, partial sequence:
- the scpl23 gene encoding serine carboxypeptidase-like 23 (serine carboxypeptidase-like 23 (scpl23); FUNCTIONS IN: serine-type carboxypeptidase activity; INVOLVED IN: proteolysis; CONTAINS InterPro DOMAIN/s: Peptidase S10, serine carboxypeptidase (InterPro:IPR001563), Peptidase S10, serine carboxypeptidase, active site (InterPro:IPR018202); BEST Arabidopsis thaliana protein match is: serine carboxypeptidase-like 22 (TAIR:AT2G24000.1); Has 3412 Blast hits to 3335 proteins in 258 species: Archae - 0; Bacteria - 12; Metazoa - 650; Fungi - 841; Plants - 1598; Viruses - 0; Other Eukaryotes - 311 (source: NCBI BLink).), whose translation MARIHLIIILLVISSTSSSSSSLREQEEDMIKALPGQPQVGFSQFSGYVTVNESHGRSLFYWLTESPSSSHTKPLLLWLNGGPGCSSIGYGASEEIGPFRINKTGSNLYLNKFTWNTEANILFLESPAGVGFSYTNTSSDLKDSGDERTAQENLIFLIKWMSRFPQYQYRDFYIVGESYAGHYVPQLAKKIHLYNKAFNNTPIINLKGFMVGNGDMDKHYDRLGAAMYAWSHAMISDKTYKSILKHCSFTADKTSDKCNWALYFAYREFGKVNGYSIYSPSCVHQTNQTKFLHGRLLVEEYEYDPCTESYAEIYYNRPDVQRAMHANLTSIPYKWTLCNMVVNNNWKDSEFSMLPIYKELTAAGLRIWVFSGDTDAVVPVTGTRLALSKLNLPVKTPWYPWYSEKQVGGWTEVYEGLTFATIRGAGHEVPVLQPERALTLLRSFLAGKELPRSY comes from the exons ATGGCAAGAATCCACTTAATCATTATACTACTAGTGATTTCATcgacatcatcatcatcatcatcattaagAGAGCAAGAGGAGGACATGATCAAGGCACTTCCAGGGCAACCGCAAGTAGGATTCTCACAGTTTTCGGGTTATGTGACTGTGAACGAGTCACATGGTCGATCACTTTTCTACTGGCTTACAGAGtccccttcttcttctcacacCAAACCACTTCTTCTTTGGCTCAATGGAG GACCGGGTTGCTCATCGATTGGTTATGGAGCTTCGGAGGAAATTGGACCGTTTCGGATCAATAAAACCGGTTCTAATCTCTATCTCAACAAGTTTACGTGGAACACag AAGcgaatattttgtttcttgaatcgCCGGCTGGAGTTGGATTTTCGTACACTAACACAAGCTCTGATCTTAAAGATTCTGGGGACGAACGGACTG CTCaggaaaatttgatatttctaattaaatgGATGTCGAGATTTCCTCAGTACCAATATAGAGATTTCTACATTGTTGGTGAAAGCTACGCTG GTCATTATGTTCCTCAGCTTGCCAAAAAGATCCATCTCTACAACAAAGCTTTCAACAATACACCCATCATTAACCTCAAAGGATTCATG GTGGGAAATGGAGATATGGACAAGCATTACGACAGATTAGGAGCCGCCATGTATGCGTGGTCACACGCAATGATCTCTGACAAAACTTACAAGTCTATCCTCAAACACTGCAGCTTCACTGCGGATAAAACCTCGGACAAGTGCAATTGGGCACTCTACTTCGCCTACAGAGAGTTTGGCAAAGTCAATGGGTACAGCATCTACTCACCCTCATGTGTACATCAAACCAACCAGACCAAGTTCCTGCATGGACGGCTTTTGGTAGAGGAATACGAGTACGACCCTTGTACCGAAAGCTACGCTGAGATATATTACAACCGTCCTGATGTGCAACGAGCTATGCACGCTAATCTTACCTCCATTCCTTATAAGTGGACATTGTGCAATATGGTTGTGAATAACAACTGGAAAGATTCCGAGTTTTCAATGTTGCCGATATACAAGGAACTCACTGCCGCTGGTTTGAGGATCTGGGTCTTTAG TGGCGATACAGACGCAGTGGTTCCAGTGACTGGGACTCGACTTGCCCTCAGTAAACTCAATCTTCCGGTGAAAACTCCCTGGTACCCTTGGTACTCCGAAAAGCAG GTGGGAGGATGGACAGAGGTATATGAGGGGCTTACCTTTGCGACGATAAGAGGGGCGGGCCACGAAGTGCCGGTGTTGCAACCCGAGCGTGCTCTCACTCTTTTAAGATCGTTCTTGGCCGGCAAAGAGCTTCCAAGATCTTATTAG
- the scpl23 gene encoding serine carboxypeptidase-like 23: protein MARIHLIIILLVISSTSSSSSSLREQEEDMIKALPGQPQVGFSQFSGYVTVNESHGRSLFYWLTESPSSSHTKPLLLWLNGVFKPTKPTLSFILCNRPGCSSIGYGASEEIGPFRINKTGSNLYLNKFTWNTEANILFLESPAGVGFSYTNTSSDLKDSGDERTAQENLIFLIKWMSRFPQYQYRDFYIVGESYAGHYVPQLAKKIHLYNKAFNNTPIINLKGFMVGNGDMDKHYDRLGAAMYAWSHAMISDKTYKSILKHCSFTADKTSDKCNWALYFAYREFGKVNGYSIYSPSCVHQTNQTKFLHGRLLVEEYEYDPCTESYAEIYYNRPDVQRAMHANLTSIPYKWTLCNMVVNNNWKDSEFSMLPIYKELTAAGLRIWVFSGDTDAVVPVTGTRLALSKLNLPVKTPWYPWYSEKQVGGWTEVYEGLTFATIRGAGHEVPVLQPERALTLLRSFLAGKELPRSY from the exons ATGGCAAGAATCCACTTAATCATTATACTACTAGTGATTTCATcgacatcatcatcatcatcatcattaagAGAGCAAGAGGAGGACATGATCAAGGCACTTCCAGGGCAACCGCAAGTAGGATTCTCACAGTTTTCGGGTTATGTGACTGTGAACGAGTCACATGGTCGATCACTTTTCTACTGGCTTACAGAGtccccttcttcttctcacacCAAACCACTTCTTCTTTGGCTCAATGGAG TttttaaaccaacaaaacctACCCTGAGTTTCATATTATGTAATC GACCGGGTTGCTCATCGATTGGTTATGGAGCTTCGGAGGAAATTGGACCGTTTCGGATCAATAAAACCGGTTCTAATCTCTATCTCAACAAGTTTACGTGGAACACag AAGcgaatattttgtttcttgaatcgCCGGCTGGAGTTGGATTTTCGTACACTAACACAAGCTCTGATCTTAAAGATTCTGGGGACGAACGGACTG CTCaggaaaatttgatatttctaattaaatgGATGTCGAGATTTCCTCAGTACCAATATAGAGATTTCTACATTGTTGGTGAAAGCTACGCTG GTCATTATGTTCCTCAGCTTGCCAAAAAGATCCATCTCTACAACAAAGCTTTCAACAATACACCCATCATTAACCTCAAAGGATTCATG GTGGGAAATGGAGATATGGACAAGCATTACGACAGATTAGGAGCCGCCATGTATGCGTGGTCACACGCAATGATCTCTGACAAAACTTACAAGTCTATCCTCAAACACTGCAGCTTCACTGCGGATAAAACCTCGGACAAGTGCAATTGGGCACTCTACTTCGCCTACAGAGAGTTTGGCAAAGTCAATGGGTACAGCATCTACTCACCCTCATGTGTACATCAAACCAACCAGACCAAGTTCCTGCATGGACGGCTTTTGGTAGAGGAATACGAGTACGACCCTTGTACCGAAAGCTACGCTGAGATATATTACAACCGTCCTGATGTGCAACGAGCTATGCACGCTAATCTTACCTCCATTCCTTATAAGTGGACATTGTGCAATATGGTTGTGAATAACAACTGGAAAGATTCCGAGTTTTCAATGTTGCCGATATACAAGGAACTCACTGCCGCTGGTTTGAGGATCTGGGTCTTTAG TGGCGATACAGACGCAGTGGTTCCAGTGACTGGGACTCGACTTGCCCTCAGTAAACTCAATCTTCCGGTGAAAACTCCCTGGTACCCTTGGTACTCCGAAAAGCAG GTGGGAGGATGGACAGAGGTATATGAGGGGCTTACCTTTGCGACGATAAGAGGGGCGGGCCACGAAGTGCCGGTGTTGCAACCCGAGCGTGCTCTCACTCTTTTAAGATCGTTCTTGGCCGGCAAAGAGCTTCCAAGATCTTATTAG
- the scpl23 gene encoding serine carboxypeptidase-like 23 has protein sequence MIKALPGQPQVGFSQFSGYVTVNESHGRSLFYWLTESPSSSHTKPLLLWLNGVFKPTKPTLSFILCNRPGCSSIGYGASEEIGPFRINKTGSNLYLNKFTWNTEANILFLESPAGVGFSYTNTSSDLKDSGDERTAQENLIFLIKWMSRFPQYQYRDFYIVGESYAGHYVPQLAKKIHLYNKAFNNTPIINLKGFMVKLRFYLSHFRNLNPSLMHIYSFAQVGNGDMDKHYDRLGAAMYAWSHAMISDKTYKSILKHCSFTADKTSDKCNWALYFAYREFGKVNGYSIYSPSCVHQTNQTKFLHGRLLVEEYEYDPCTESYAEIYYNRPDVQRAMHANLTSIPYKWTLCNMVVNNNWKDSEFSMLPIYKELTAAGLRIWVFSGDTDAVVPVTGTRLALSKLNLPVKTPWYPWYSEKQVGGWTEVYEGLTFATIRGAGHEVPVLQPERALTLLRSFLAGKELPRSY, from the exons ATGATCAAGGCACTTCCAGGGCAACCGCAAGTAGGATTCTCACAGTTTTCGGGTTATGTGACTGTGAACGAGTCACATGGTCGATCACTTTTCTACTGGCTTACAGAGtccccttcttcttctcacacCAAACCACTTCTTCTTTGGCTCAATGGAG TttttaaaccaacaaaacctACCCTGAGTTTCATATTATGTAATC GACCGGGTTGCTCATCGATTGGTTATGGAGCTTCGGAGGAAATTGGACCGTTTCGGATCAATAAAACCGGTTCTAATCTCTATCTCAACAAGTTTACGTGGAACACag AAGcgaatattttgtttcttgaatcgCCGGCTGGAGTTGGATTTTCGTACACTAACACAAGCTCTGATCTTAAAGATTCTGGGGACGAACGGACTG CTCaggaaaatttgatatttctaattaaatgGATGTCGAGATTTCCTCAGTACCAATATAGAGATTTCTACATTGTTGGTGAAAGCTACGCTG GTCATTATGTTCCTCAGCTTGCCAAAAAGATCCATCTCTACAACAAAGCTTTCAACAATACACCCATCATTAACCTCAAAGGATTCATGGTAAAACTACGGTTCTATTTATCACATTTCCGAAACCTTAATCCCTCCTTaatgcatatatattcttttgcaCAGGTGGGAAATGGAGATATGGACAAGCATTACGACAGATTAGGAGCCGCCATGTATGCGTGGTCACACGCAATGATCTCTGACAAAACTTACAAGTCTATCCTCAAACACTGCAGCTTCACTGCGGATAAAACCTCGGACAAGTGCAATTGGGCACTCTACTTCGCCTACAGAGAGTTTGGCAAAGTCAATGGGTACAGCATCTACTCACCCTCATGTGTACATCAAACCAACCAGACCAAGTTCCTGCATGGACGGCTTTTGGTAGAGGAATACGAGTACGACCCTTGTACCGAAAGCTACGCTGAGATATATTACAACCGTCCTGATGTGCAACGAGCTATGCACGCTAATCTTACCTCCATTCCTTATAAGTGGACATTGTGCAATATGGTTGTGAATAACAACTGGAAAGATTCCGAGTTTTCAATGTTGCCGATATACAAGGAACTCACTGCCGCTGGTTTGAGGATCTGGGTCTTTAG TGGCGATACAGACGCAGTGGTTCCAGTGACTGGGACTCGACTTGCCCTCAGTAAACTCAATCTTCCGGTGAAAACTCCCTGGTACCCTTGGTACTCCGAAAAGCAG GTGGGAGGATGGACAGAGGTATATGAGGGGCTTACCTTTGCGACGATAAGAGGGGCGGGCCACGAAGTGCCGGTGTTGCAACCCGAGCGTGCTCTCACTCTTTTAAGATCGTTCTTGGCCGGCAAAGAGCTTCCAAGATCTTATTAG
- the scpl23 gene encoding serine carboxypeptidase-like 23 — MIKALPGQPQVGFSQFSGYVTVNESHGRSLFYWLTESPSSSHTKPLLLWLNGVFKPTKPTLSFILCNRPGCSSIGYGASEEIGPFRINKTGSNLYLNKFTWNTEANILFLESPAGVGFSYTNTSSDLKDSGDERTAQENLIFLIKWMSRFPQYQYRDFYIVGESYAGHYVPQLAKKIHLYNKAFNNTPIINLKGFMVGNGDMDKHYDRLGAAMYAWSHAMISDKTYKSILKHCSFTADKTSDKCNWALYFAYREFGKVNGYSIYSPSCVHQTNQTKFLHGRLLVEEYEYDPCTESYAEIYYNRPDVQRAMHANLTSIPYKWTLCNMVVNNNWKDSEFSMLPIYKELTAAGLRIWVFR, encoded by the exons ATGATCAAGGCACTTCCAGGGCAACCGCAAGTAGGATTCTCACAGTTTTCGGGTTATGTGACTGTGAACGAGTCACATGGTCGATCACTTTTCTACTGGCTTACAGAGtccccttcttcttctcacacCAAACCACTTCTTCTTTGGCTCAATGGAG TttttaaaccaacaaaacctACCCTGAGTTTCATATTATGTAATC GACCGGGTTGCTCATCGATTGGTTATGGAGCTTCGGAGGAAATTGGACCGTTTCGGATCAATAAAACCGGTTCTAATCTCTATCTCAACAAGTTTACGTGGAACACag AAGcgaatattttgtttcttgaatcgCCGGCTGGAGTTGGATTTTCGTACACTAACACAAGCTCTGATCTTAAAGATTCTGGGGACGAACGGACTG CTCaggaaaatttgatatttctaattaaatgGATGTCGAGATTTCCTCAGTACCAATATAGAGATTTCTACATTGTTGGTGAAAGCTACGCTG GTCATTATGTTCCTCAGCTTGCCAAAAAGATCCATCTCTACAACAAAGCTTTCAACAATACACCCATCATTAACCTCAAAGGATTCATG GTGGGAAATGGAGATATGGACAAGCATTACGACAGATTAGGAGCCGCCATGTATGCGTGGTCACACGCAATGATCTCTGACAAAACTTACAAGTCTATCCTCAAACACTGCAGCTTCACTGCGGATAAAACCTCGGACAAGTGCAATTGGGCACTCTACTTCGCCTACAGAGAGTTTGGCAAAGTCAATGGGTACAGCATCTACTCACCCTCATGTGTACATCAAACCAACCAGACCAAGTTCCTGCATGGACGGCTTTTGGTAGAGGAATACGAGTACGACCCTTGTACCGAAAGCTACGCTGAGATATATTACAACCGTCCTGATGTGCAACGAGCTATGCACGCTAATCTTACCTCCATTCCTTATAAGTGGACATTGTGCAATATGGTTGTGAATAACAACTGGAAAGATTCCGAGTTTTCAATGTTGCCGATATACAAGGAACTCACTGCCGCTGGTTTGAGGATCTGGGTCTTTAGGTAA